Within Harpia harpyja isolate bHarHar1 chromosome 4, bHarHar1 primary haplotype, whole genome shotgun sequence, the genomic segment TTTCCCCCGCCGTCTcggccaccgccgccgccgccgctaccgccCCCCGCCCGGGGGCTGCCGGAAGTCCCTCCCGCCGGGGGGAGCCCCTCGTCACTTCCGCCCGCTCGGTCCGGCATCTCCAATATGGCGGCGTCCTGCGGCTCCTCGCAGCTCCCGGCCGCCGAGCCGCCGCTGAAGATCCCCAAGATGGAGGTGCTGTCGCCGGGCTCGCCGGGAGCGCTGAGCGACGGCAACCCCAGCCTCTCCGACCCCTCCACCCCCAGCGGCGCCTCGCCCctcggcccggggccggggccggcggccggcggggccgggctggggggcggcggcggcggcggggcggggggccgcggcggggcctcGCCCTCCGTCTCCTTCTCgccgggcggcgccgccgccgccgccgccgccgccgcttgcCGGGGGATGTCCTGGACGCCGGCGGAGACCAACGCGCTGATCGCCGTCTGGGGCAACGAGCGGCTGGTGGAGGCGCggtaccagcagctggagggcGCCGGTACCGTCTTCGGCAGCAAGGCCCCCGGGCCCGCCATGTACGAGCGCGTCTCCCGCGCCCTGGCCGAGCTGGGCTACGAGCGCACCCCCTCCCAGTGCCGGGAGCGCATCAAGGTAccccggcggggggcgggaggCTCGTCCCCGGGGACCGGGGGGTGAGGGCGGTGGGGGTGTCCCCGGGCTCGGCCGTCCCGCCTGCCCGAGGGTGGGCGATCTCCCGGGGCGTCTTTTggctcggggggggggaggactcgACGGGGGACtccccggcggggggcgggggttgTCCACGCGTGAACCCTTCGCCAGAGCATCCTTTGGACCAGGGCGCGGGGGCAGCGCATCCCCTGGGCTCGATCCTTTCGggatcccgccccccccccccccgaagcaTCCTCTGGCCCTTGTTGCGGGGGCATCCCCTGGGCTTGGGGACACCAAGTCCCCCGGGCTCAGCCTTTCGGAGGGGCTTCTCCGGGCCGGCAGTTTTCCCGAGCATCCTCCAGCCCTGGGTGTGGGGTGCCCGTTCTCCTGGGATCACCCCAGCAGGGTTTCCCCACGCAGGCAGTTTTCTGGAGCGTTCTCTGGCCCTGACTGTAGGTGTTCCCCAGGCTCAGCCCAGGTCCTGGGTGCGAGGCGCCCCGTTCCCCAGGATCACCCCGGCAGGGTCTCCCCACGCAGGCAATTTTCTGGAGCATCCTTCACCCCTGGGAGCGAGGCACCCCGTCCCCTGGGATCACCCCGGCAGCGTCTCCCCATGCAGGCAATTTGCTGGAGCGTCCTTTGGCCCTGGCTGTGGGTGTCCCCTGGGCTCAGCCCAGCCTTCACCCCTGGGTGCGAGGCACCCTGTCCCCTGGCCTCAGCTGCCTGGCTCCTCGCAGCACCCGGTTGGCATCTCGTGGCCCGGAGCAAGCTGGGTGCCACATCCTGTGTGTTCAGCCCTCGCACCCGCAGCCTCCAACAGCATCTTTCCGATCCAGGTGCTGTGTCATTTGGGTTCAGCCACACGGTTCCTCCTGCGTGGGTGGGCTGTGGCAGCATCCTTTGCTCCTGAGTGGGGAGGGACACAGTGTCCCAGCTATTCGGGTCCCCTTGCGTGGACAGgccccagcagcatcccttccCCCGGGTTTTTGGGGAACCGCATCCCCTGGGTTGCCTCCTTCAGCCCCGA encodes:
- the MSANTD2 gene encoding myb/SANT-like DNA-binding domain-containing protein 2 isoform X6; this encodes MAASCGSSQLPAAEPPLKIPKMEVLSPGSPGALSDGNPSLSDPSTPSGASPLGPGPGPAAGGAGLGGGGGGGAGGRGGASPSVSFSPGGAAAAAAAAACRGMSWTPAETNALIAVWGNERLVEARYQQLEGAGTVFGSKAPGPAMYERVSRALAELGYERTPSQCRERIKQLHKRQSELVRNAKYTLRRCYSRVKEHGVGKRKSSYTFEQLEQVFGQGGWDSQPCQPVLINSSGLYQELESDGSTMEEYSQEDWGNHSQDLHCYQTGEQELDEMPTTKRTLKIKQESSEDTQIFGRIFAAKQLLENHRSRCAP
- the MSANTD2 gene encoding myb/SANT-like DNA-binding domain-containing protein 2 isoform X7 encodes the protein MAASCGSSQLPAAEPPLKIPKMEVLSPGSPGALSDGNPSLSDPSTPSGASPLGPGPGPAAGGAGLGGGGGGGAGGRGGASPSVSFSPGGAAAAAAAAACRGMSWTPAETNALIAVWGNERLVEARYQQLEGAGTVFGSKAPGPAMYERVSRALAELGYERTPSQCRERIKLKASGKDLPLETPERATTHF
- the MSANTD2 gene encoding myb/SANT-like DNA-binding domain-containing protein 2 isoform X8, which translates into the protein MAASCGSSQLPAAEPPLKIPKMEVLSPGSPGALSDGNPSLSDPSTPSGASPLGPGPGPAAGGAGLGGGGGGGAGGRGGASPSVSFSPGGAAAAAAAAACRGMSWTPAETNALIAVWGNERLVEARYQQLEGAGTVFGSKAPGPAMYERVSRALAELGYERTPSQCRERIKLFPWI
- the MSANTD2 gene encoding myb/SANT-like DNA-binding domain-containing protein 2 isoform X5 codes for the protein MAASCGSSQLPAAEPPLKIPKMEVLSPGSPGALSDGNPSLSDPSTPSGASPLGPGPGPAAGGAGLGGGGGGGAGGRGGASPSVSFSPGGAAAAAAAAACRGMSWTPAETNALIAVWGNERLVEARYQQLEGAGTVFGSKAPGPAMYERVSRALAELGYERTPSQCRERIKQLHKRQSELVRNAKYTLRRCYSRVKEHGVGKRKSSYTFEQLEQVFGQGGWDSQPCQPVLINSSGLYQELESDGSTMEEYSQEDWGNHSQDLHCYQTGEQELDEMPTTKRTLKIKQESSEDTHYLRTSEKLHNSVSSWLHHSTNETRVTT